In the Leguminivora glycinivorella isolate SPB_JAAS2020 chromosome 14, LegGlyc_1.1, whole genome shotgun sequence genome, one interval contains:
- the LOC125233324 gene encoding ecdysone oxidase-like, producing MDAALSVARVKSIQAAFQVLALLQMTAVYFPKQTIVQDGTRYSFIIVGGGSAGCVLANRLSEDNRYNVLLIEAGGDPPLESKLPGLMGYIPETPQDWNYTEQYDKNRNTFQNNRVLPLTQGKMLGGGSSANYMFYVRGNPHDYNSWAHAVGDPSWDYEHVLPYFQKSEHMDDSGILSSKSRRFHGTNGYLHVTRQPHEEATNYLNMFHELGYKILLDVNGNEQLGYGEPSLTIAEGVRQSTAYSFLRPIKDRQNLHVLKHTLVTKILLDKSKTAVGVEALIENGTLIKIMAEREVIVTAGAFNSPKLLMLSGIGPKEHLGSFGIKVVSDLPVGQNLQDHPAALVVYKFKKANAPPQPQNYSLSPSVSMVGYVAFNKSQTYPDYQSICSHIPNNSSEAITLCSFNYALDYNTCQAIYEAGKGRELLLCIQNLLSPKSRGEIELQSRNPNDQPLIFFRTYSDEEDLEKMVKAFEKLDEIRSSKYFKAVAGEIVDHRLPRCKGMVFGTREYWRCHVLSTRLTMYHFSGACGLGRVVDSRLRVFGVKRLRVADSSTMHSVPSGNINAPVIMIAEKAADMIKEDNRFKI from the exons ATGGACGCCGCTTTGTCCGTGGCTCGAGTGAAAAGCATTCAAGCCGCGTTCCAGGTCCTTGCTTTATTGCAAATGACAGCCGTATACTTTCCCAAGCAGACGATAGTACAAG ATGGTACTCGTTACAGTTTCATAATAGTCGGCGGTGGAAGTGCAGGCTGTGTGCTCGCCAATCGACTGTCTGAAGACAACCGATACAATGTACTGCTTATTGAGGCTGGCGGAGACCCGCCTCTTGAGTCAAAG CTTCCAGGTTTGATGGGGTACATCCCAGAAACACCTCAAGACTGGAACTACACCGAGCAATATGACAAAAACCGGAAtacttttcaaaacaaccgTGTACTGCCACTGACACAAGGAAAAATGCTCGGTGGGGGAAGCAGTGCTAACTATATGTTCTATGTGAGAGGAAATCCTCACGACTACAACTCCTGGGCACATGCTGTTGGAGATCCATCCTGGGACTACGAACATGTCTTACCATATTTCCAAAAAAGTGAACATATGGATGATTCGGGTATTCTTAGTTCAAAATCCAGAAGATTTCATGGCACTAATGGCTACCTACATGTCACAAGACAACCTCATGAAGAAGCCACTAACTATCTCAATATGTTTCATGAACTAGGGTACAAAATACTTCTGGATGTTAATGGAAATGAGCAGTTAGGCTATGGTGAACCATCTTTGACTATCGCTGAAGGTGTACGGCAGAGCACGGCGTATAGTTTCCTCAGGCCAATCAAAGATCGACAAAACCTACACGTTCTCAAGCATACACTAGTCACTAAAATTCTTTTAGACAAATCTAAAACTGCTGTTGGTGTAGAAGCGTTAATAGAAAACGGGacgttaataaaaataatggcgGAGCGAGAGGTAATAGTTACTGCTGGTGCATTTAACTCTCCAAAATTACTTATGCTCTCGGGAATAGGTCCAAAAGAACACTTGGGATCTTTTGGAATTAAAGTTGTCTCTGATTTACCAGTCGGACAGAATCTACAGGACCATCCGGCTGCATTAGTCGTATACAAGTTTAAGAAGGCAAATGCCCCTCCACAGCCTCAAAATTACAGTTTGTCACCTTCTGTTTCTATGGTAGGATACGTAGCATTTAACAAATCGCaaacgtaccctgattaccagtCCATTTGCTCACACATTCCAAACAATTCGTCTGAAGCTATCACCTTATGTTCTTTCAATTATGCACTAGATTATAACACATGTCAAGCTATTTATGAAGCTGGTAAAGGCAGGGAACTACTGTTATGTATTCAAAACCTCTTAAGTCCTAAATCGCGAGGTGAAATTGAGCTTCAGAGCAGAAATCCTAATGATCAGCCTTTAATCTTCTTCAGAACTTATTCAGATGAAGAAGATTTGGAAAAAATGGTGAAAGCGTTTGAGAAATTGGACGAGATTAGGAGTTCAAAGTATTTCAAGGCTGTGGCTGGTGAAATTGTTGATCATAGGTTACCGAGGTGTAAAGGGATGGTGTTTGGGACACGGGAGTACTGGCGATGCCATGTTCTGAGTACAAGGTTAACGATGTACCATTTCTCTGGAGCATGCGGCTTGGGGCGAGTGGTGGACTCGAGGCTGCGAGTGTTTGGTGTGAAGCGCCTGCGCGTTGCTGACAGCTCCACCATGCATAGCGTACCTAGTGGCAATATTAACGCTCCTGTCATTATGATTGCTGAAAAGGCAGCGGACATGATTAAAGAAGATAATCGGTTCAAAATATAG
- the LOC125233178 gene encoding uncharacterized protein LOC125233178 isoform X1, with product MNFTHFIFALVICVVAAADDGYEHYGQVKGWLKVHTPTTWRTARLTCFEEGGVLASPENEALLEAMSAAMLAHPKTSPYIFTGIHDTFSKGLFYSLGGIPLKKIPVPWAPGKPEGKNDESCVSMPYDGMLVDSPCTDELPFICFKKDVVPKVPNCGPEDNGYAYSAKTGSCYKFHREDKWWKDAFASCDSEGGYLAIINSDEEAEVLKKLFRANQFGRREGQVPDWVNGVAHIGFVDWGREGGLWMTIHGQTLEEAGYLEWNHGEPNNATNQFCGGMFLNGRFDDVNCYDGDPDQWTRSFICEKEPEFVENVPEYDNMVTTVA from the exons ATGAATTTTACGCATTTTATTTTTGCTCTTGTTATTTGTGTAGTAGCCGCTG cAGATGACGGCTACGAACACTACGGCCAGGTCAAGGGATGGTTGAAGGTCCATACGCCTACAACGTGGAGGACCGCTCGTCTCACCTGCTTCGAGGAAG GTGGTGTGCTGGCTTCACCAGAAAATGAAGCTCTCCTGGAGGCCATGAGCGCCGCTATGCTGGCTCACCCCAAAACATCCCCGTACATCTTCACTGGCATCCACGATACTTTCTCAAAAGGCCTCTTCTATTCCCTGGGAG GTATTCCTCTGAAGAAGATACCCGTTCCCTGGGCACCCGGCAAACCTGAGGGCAAGAACGACGAGAGCTGCGTGAGCATGCCTTACGATGGAATGCTCGTTGATAGTCCGTGCACCGACGAACTGCCCTTCATCTGCTTTAAGAAGGACGTCGTCCCTAAGGTGCCTAACTGCGGTCCTGAGGACAACG GATACGCTTACAGCGCCAAAACCGGCAGCTGCTACAAGTTCCACAGGGAAGACAAATGGTGGAAGGATGCCTTCGCCTCCTGCGACAGCGAGGGTGGCTACCTGGCCATCATCAACAGTGACGAAGAAGCCGAGGTCCTGAAGAAGCTGTTCAGAGCCAACCAGTTCGGACGTAGGGAAGGACAAGTGCCAGACTGGGTTAATGGAGTAGCTCATATTGGATTCGTTGACTGGGGCAGGGAAGGTGGCTTGTGGATGACTATTCATG GTCAAACCCTCGAAGAGGCCGGCTACCTAGAGTGGAACCACGGCGAGCCCAACAACGCGACCAACCAGTTCTGCGGAGGCATGTTCCTGAACGGACGTTTTGATGACGTCAACTGTTACGATGGAGACCCAGACCAGTGGACCCGCTCCTTCATCTGCGAGAAGGAGCCAGAGTTCGTGGAGAATGTGCCAGAGTACGACAACATGGTTACTACTGTTGCTTAA
- the LOC125233178 gene encoding uncharacterized protein LOC125233178 isoform X2, with protein MNFTHFIFALVICVVAADDGYEHYGQVKGWLKVHTPTTWRTARLTCFEEGGVLASPENEALLEAMSAAMLAHPKTSPYIFTGIHDTFSKGLFYSLGGIPLKKIPVPWAPGKPEGKNDESCVSMPYDGMLVDSPCTDELPFICFKKDVVPKVPNCGPEDNGYAYSAKTGSCYKFHREDKWWKDAFASCDSEGGYLAIINSDEEAEVLKKLFRANQFGRREGQVPDWVNGVAHIGFVDWGREGGLWMTIHGQTLEEAGYLEWNHGEPNNATNQFCGGMFLNGRFDDVNCYDGDPDQWTRSFICEKEPEFVENVPEYDNMVTTVA; from the exons ATGAATTTTACGCATTTTATTTTTGCTCTTGTTATTTGTGTAGTAGCCGCTG ATGACGGCTACGAACACTACGGCCAGGTCAAGGGATGGTTGAAGGTCCATACGCCTACAACGTGGAGGACCGCTCGTCTCACCTGCTTCGAGGAAG GTGGTGTGCTGGCTTCACCAGAAAATGAAGCTCTCCTGGAGGCCATGAGCGCCGCTATGCTGGCTCACCCCAAAACATCCCCGTACATCTTCACTGGCATCCACGATACTTTCTCAAAAGGCCTCTTCTATTCCCTGGGAG GTATTCCTCTGAAGAAGATACCCGTTCCCTGGGCACCCGGCAAACCTGAGGGCAAGAACGACGAGAGCTGCGTGAGCATGCCTTACGATGGAATGCTCGTTGATAGTCCGTGCACCGACGAACTGCCCTTCATCTGCTTTAAGAAGGACGTCGTCCCTAAGGTGCCTAACTGCGGTCCTGAGGACAACG GATACGCTTACAGCGCCAAAACCGGCAGCTGCTACAAGTTCCACAGGGAAGACAAATGGTGGAAGGATGCCTTCGCCTCCTGCGACAGCGAGGGTGGCTACCTGGCCATCATCAACAGTGACGAAGAAGCCGAGGTCCTGAAGAAGCTGTTCAGAGCCAACCAGTTCGGACGTAGGGAAGGACAAGTGCCAGACTGGGTTAATGGAGTAGCTCATATTGGATTCGTTGACTGGGGCAGGGAAGGTGGCTTGTGGATGACTATTCATG GTCAAACCCTCGAAGAGGCCGGCTACCTAGAGTGGAACCACGGCGAGCCCAACAACGCGACCAACCAGTTCTGCGGAGGCATGTTCCTGAACGGACGTTTTGATGACGTCAACTGTTACGATGGAGACCCAGACCAGTGGACCCGCTCCTTCATCTGCGAGAAGGAGCCAGAGTTCGTGGAGAATGTGCCAGAGTACGACAACATGGTTACTACTGTTGCTTAA